Sequence from the Natronomonas marina genome:
GGTCGGTCTACAGTCCGCACTCCGCGGCTCCCGATGGTCGCCGCTCCGTCTCGAGGACTCCCTCCCTACGGTCGGTCTACAGTCCGCACTCCGCGGCTCCCGATGGTCGCCGCTCCGTCTCGAGGACTCCCTCCCTACGGTCGGTCTACAGTCCGCACTCCGCGGCTCCCGATGGTCGCCGCTCCGTCTCGAGGACTCCCTCCCTACGGTCGGTCTACAGTCCGCACTCCGCGGCTCCCGATGGTCGCCGCTCCGTCTCGAGGACTCCCTCCCTACGGTCGGTCTACAGTCCGCACTCCGCGGCTCCCGATGGTCGCCGCTCCGTCTCGAGGACTCCCTCCCTACGGTCGGTCTACAGTCCGCACTCCGCGGCTCCCGATGGTCGCCGCTCCGTCTCGAGGACTCCCTCCCTACGGTCGGTCGTCCTCGCTCTCCTCGCTCTCTTCATCGAGCGGGTCCTCCAGTTCGCCCATCACGGCCTCGAAGGCGTCCGTCGCGGTGACGAGTCCGACCACCTCGCCCTCCGAGAGCACCAGCGCCAGTTCCTGGCTTTCGGCCTGGAACTGGTCGATAGCGTCGCTGACGCTCGTCTCGGGCGTGACCGTCATCGGCGGCGCGGCGAGGTCGGCGAGGCTCTGCTCGCCGGAGCGAACCGCCTCGATGTGGTCCAGCACCGCGGGCACGTAGACGATACCCTCGAAGTCTCCGGGTTCCTCGCCGACGAGTGGGTAGCGGGTGTGCGGCGTCTCTATCATCCGTTCGAGGTTCTCGTCGGGGTCCAGTTCGGTCGACAGGAAGACCACGTCCTCGGTGTCGACCATCACGCTGTCGACCGGGATCTGCCCGGCGTCGAGCGCACCGACGATCTCCTCGTGGCGTTCCTCGGGGAGGTCACCCTGCTCCAGGAGCGTGTCGAGCCGGTTTCGGAGCTGTGCGCGGGTCTCGATGACCTCCTCGCCAGTCTCCAGCCACGCGCCGGTCATCTCGATGCCGAACAGCCCGAGCGTCCACTTGGCGACGGTGTCGCCGATTTCCATGACCGGCCGGATGAGCTTCGTGAAGTAGTACAGCGGCGTCGCGCCGTACCGGCAGACGAACTTGGTCCGCTCGACGCCGAGGTAGGTCGGCGTCTGCTCGCCGTGGGTGAGGTGGACGAGGTTGATGATGACGAACGCGATTATGCCGCCGGCACCGACCGCGGCCAGCGCGGTGTTGTGGAACAGCGGCTCGAAAATCGCCCCGAGCGCCGGCTCTGCGACGATACCGACCGCGATGCTGGAGGCGGTGATGCCGACCTGGCAGGCGGTGAGATAGATCTCCAGTTCGTCGGTCATCTCCCAGGCCCGGCGCAGGCTCGGTTGGTCGAACTCCGCTTCGGTGTACTGGCGGACTCGCGTCAGCGCGAACTCGATGGCGACGAAGAAGCCGTTCGCCAGAATGAGCAACACGCCGGCGACGAGTCGCAGGCCGACTTCCAGCGGGGTCATACCCCTCGCTTGAACTTCATGTTTTAAGTGAGCGGTGGTTTCCGACCGATATAACACGGGTGGTGTGTTACTCCTTTACGGACCATGACGGACGTACTACTCGCGGTCGACGACAGCGAGGAACGGGCCCGGGCACAGGCCGAGGAGATAGCCGCCCTCGACTGGGACGTCGTCGAGGTGACGATCCTCCACGTCTTCACCGACAACGTCGAGGGGGCCAGCGTCAGCCAGTTCGCCCCGGCACGGGAGGCACGCGACGCCCTGGAGGACGCCGGCATCGAGGTAACGCTGGCGGAGACCAGCGGTCCTCCCGGCGAGCAGGTGGTCGCCTACGCCGAGGAGACCGACGCCGACCTGGTGTCCGTCGCCGGGCGCAACCGCTCGCCGGCCGGCAAGGCCGTCTTCGGCAGCGTCTCCCAGTCGGTCATGCTCAACACCGAGATTCCGGTGCTGTACTGCCCCGTCGAGACGGAGTGAGGACGCCGAGTGATCGGCGAGACGCCGACGGAACGCCGACACGAGCGGCGTTGGACGGGCGAAACGCCCGCCACGACGGCACCGGTCAGTAGACCGGCGGTAGCGGCCGTCCCTCGAATCGGTCGCCTACCTGCGAGTCCGGGCGTCCGTCGCCACGTCGACGAATCGGAGTAGGCACGTATCGTGGGATTACCGTGTCGAGCGCCGGTTAATCGGTCCGTAGCGGGCGGCGAGTCGCCACATAACAATACGAATCCTGGCCGGCGGGACAGATGGCTATGGCAACACAATCGAAGGGTCTCTGGGAACGCGCAGTAGACCCCTGGTGAGACGCGCTCGGCCTGGCCGGAGCGATCCTCCTCGGAGTTGTACTGTTCTTCTTCCCGGAGCCGACCACGTCCGTGCTCGGTGCGATAATCATCGTCGCCGCCGCCCTCGTTTGGCTCGGCGTCGACTTCAGACAGGAGATGAAGTTCTCCCGACGGATGGAGGGCAGACGGACCGTCGCAGGCGAGGAGCGCGAAGTCGAAGCGGAAGAAGAGGAAGAAGAGGAGTAGCCGACGCGGGCGCGGACGAACGCCTCGTTTTCACTCGACGAGCGAGTCGATGTAGCGGCCGACGTGGTCGTCCATCCGGCGCTTGAAGCCGGCCTGCCGCGCCAGGCGGTCCAGTTCCCTGGCGACGAGGCTGCCGTACTGGACGGCCTTCTTGTCCCGGCGCCTGATCTCGGCCGGCAGGAAGTCGGCGGCGCGCCGGAGCGCGACCTTCCGCTCGTCGCCGTCGACGAGCAACTCGGCCGGTAGCCGCAGCGCCGCCGCGACGACCCGGTCGTCCAGCAGCGGCGCGACGGGTTCGACGCCGGCGGCCCGCAGCGCGAGGACGTCCCGTTCGAGCTGGGCGGGCAGCGAGCCGACCACCTCCCGGGTCGCTCCCCGGACGGTGTCGGCCTCCAGGCGGTCGTCCTCGGCCGGATTCGCCACCTTCGCGTAGCCGCCGAGGAGTTCGTCGGCGCCCTGCCCGACTGCGAGGCGGTCGTAGCCCGCGGCGGCCGCCCGCTCGCCGACCAGATACAGCGGCAGCGCGATGCCGACGTCCATCGGGTTCGAGCGGCCGGTGGCCGCCACGATTTCGGGGACGGCCCGCTCGATGTCGGCGTGCGTGAACTCGACGACGCGGACCTCGCGGTCGAGTGCCGCCGCGGCCGAGCGGGCCGCCTCGACGTCGTGGCTGTCCTCGAACCCGCCGACGAACAGTGGGCCGTCGGTCCGTGCGGCCAGCACCGACGAGTCGACCCCGCCGGAGAAGGCGACCGCCGGGGCGCCGTCCACGCCGTCGACGGCGTCGGTTATCGCCGCCCGTACCGCCTCGACCGCCCGGCCGGACTCCGCGTACGGCTCGGGGTCGGGGAGCGTCCACGCACGCGTGTCGCCGTCTTCGTCGCGGAGGTGGCCGGCCGGGACCGGGGTCGGCTCCGAGAGGTCGGTCGGGTCGGGGCTGTGGGCCGCCGGGTCGCCGGGTTCGGAGAAGATCGGATACCGCCCGAGCACGTCCCGGACGAGCCGGCCGTCGTCGAGTGCGCCGGCGAAGCCGACGGTGCCGGGCAGCGGGTCGTCGGCGTCGAGGGCCGCCCGGACGACGGCGCGGTCGGCGCCCTGCATCACCACGGCAGCATCGACCGGAGTCGCCGGGTGACGCCGCCCCCGAACTGCTGGACGCTGATGAACCAGGGCGTTCGCTTGCCGACGACGGTGGTCCGGCCCTCCTGAACGGCGTCGAGTATCCCCTCGGCGCTGCGGTGGTAGGCGTCGACCTCGGTGACGGCCTGTCCGACCATCTCGGCGATGTGGGCGTCGCTGCCCGCGGTCTTTGGCAGCCCGTGCGTCTCGGCGAATCGCTCGGCCTGGCGGTTGGCCCGACCGGTCAGCAGCCGGGAGTTGTACACCTCGATGGCGTCGGCGCTGGCCAGTTGCTCGCGGGTGACGTGGGCGGCGACGCCGTGCCGCGACGACTGGAAGGGGTGGGGAACGACCGCGATACCGCCCAGATCGCGGATGTACTCCAGCGTCTCGTCGAAGGGGAGACCGGCGGGGACGAGTTCCTCGACGCCGAGCGCGAGGACGTGGCCGGCGGCGCTGGAGACCTCCATCCCCGGAATGCCGACGAGACCGTACTCCCGGGCGGCGGCGGCGGCCGACAGCGAGGCCTCTATCTCGTCGTGGTCGGTGACTGCGAGGGCGTCGAGCCCGACCGCCTCCGCCTGTTCCAAGAGGAGTTCGACGGGGTCTCGGCCGTCGTACGACAGCTCGGAGTGGGCGTGGAGTTCGACCGACAGCACAGTCGCCCGTAGCGACGCCGTCACGAAAAGCCTCCGGGTCCGGCAGCCGGTACCTACCGGAGCTCCCGGGTGACGGGCCGGGTCCAGTGGAGTTCCTGGATGACCGAGACCTCGCGGTCGCCCACTCGCGCGTCGTACCGGACCGTCAGCCGCCGTATCCGGCCGTCCGGCCCGACCGACGCGCGAACCGAGCCGTCGCTGACATCGGTGAGAAACTCCGGGACGGCCGCGTCGGCGACGCGACCGTTCGACACCCGATAGTCGGACGACGGGGGTCTCTCCACGACGGCGGCTCCGTCGAGGAGGGCGGCGATCTCGGCCCCGCCGTCCTCGAGGACGGGCGCGACGAGCGGGGGCGCGTCGTCGTCCCGGGTCAGTCCATCGACGAACCCCCGACGGGTCGCCGCGGTCCCGTTGTCGAACCGCACCTCGCGGGCCGACGTCGCGTCCGTCGCGTCCGGCACGAAGCGGGCGGTCGCCGGTCCCTCGTAGGTCCGACGTCGGAGCGACAGCCCGCCGAGGACGGTCCGGTTCTCGCGGTACGACAGCAGCGTTGCCTCGCCCGTCTCGACGCGGAAGGTCACGACGCGTCTGCGCGGGACCGACAGCGAGTCGGCGTGTCGGGCGACGAGCGTCGCCCCGTCGACGGTACCGTTCTCGATTCCCAGGCCCGCCGGAACGGCGTCCCGACCGCCCTCCTCCGGCGACGGCACCGGCGCCGGCGTGACCGTCGTCGGGTCGGGCCCGCCGGCCGGGGCACTGCCGCATCCCGCCAGAACCAGCAGGCAGGCGACGAGGAGGAGGCGGCGGCCGCGCACGGTCTGCCTCCGGGGCCGCGTGGTGGTAACGCTTCCGCCCCCGTCTTGCACGAACGTGCACATGAAAAGCGATTTATTCGGCCGAAGGTAGCATCCACCTGAATGAGTCTCTCGCCGTCGGACCGCAAACTCGTCGTCGAGGAGCTGGACCGGGAACCGACGCCGGCCGAGGAGGCGCTGTTCGAGAACCTCTGGAGCGAGCACTGCGCGTACCGGTCCTCGCGGCCGCTGCTGTCGGCGTTCGACAGCGAGAGCGACGCGGTGGTCGTCGGCCCGGGCGACGACGCCGCCGTCGTCGCGCTGCCGGACCCCGAGACGGGCGAACCGGGCGACACCTACGTCACGATGGGCATCGAGAGCCACAACCACCCCTCCTACGTCGACCCCTTCGACGGCGCCGCCACCGGCGTCGGCGGCATCGTCCGCGACACCATGTCGATGGGCGCCTACCCCATCGCGCTGGCCGACAGTCTCTACTTCGGCGACTTCGACCGCGAGCACTCCCGCTACCTCTTCGAGGGCGTCGTCGAGGGCATCTCCCACTACGGCAACTGCATCGGCGTCCCGACGGTGACCGGCAGCGTCGCCTTCCACGACGACTACGAGGGCAATCCGCTGGTCAACGTCGCCTGCGTCGGCCTGACCGACGAGGAGCGACTGGTGACCGCCGAGGCGAAACGGCCGGGTAACAAACTGGTCCTCGTCGGCAACGCCACCGGCCGGGACGGGCTGGGCGGCGCCTCCTTCGCCAGCGAGGACCTCGACGAGGACGCCGAAACCGAGGACCGCCCGGCCGTCCAGGTGGGCGACCCCTACGCCGAGAAGCGGCTCATCGAGGCCAACGAGGAACTCCTCGAGGCCGACCTCGTCCGGGCGGCCCGCGACCTCGGCGCGGCGGGGCTGGGCGGCGCTTCCTCGGAACTGGTCGCCAAGGGCGGCCTCGGCGCCCGCATCGACCTCGAGGCCGTCCACCAGCGGGAACCGAACATGAACGCCCTCGAAATCCTGCTCGCGGAGTCCCAGGAACGGATGTGCTACGAGGTTCGGCCCGACGACGTCGCGGCCGTCGAGGCCATCGCCGAGAAGTACGACCTCGGCTGTTCGGTCATCGGCGAGGTGACCGAGGGCAACTACGTCTGCACCTTCGACGGCGAGGCGGTCGTCGACTGTGCCGCCGACTTTTTGGCCGACGGCGCCCCGATGAACGACCTGACGAGCGTCGAACCCGAACAGCCGGCCCGGGACCCCCCCGAGGTCGACCTCGAAACCGCCTTCGAGACCGTCGTCGCCGCACCGAACACCGCCTCGAAGTCGTGGGTCTACCGGCAGTACGACCACGAGGTCGGCACGCGAACGGCGATGAAGCCGGGCGACGACGCGGCCATCGTCGCCGTCCGGGAGGCCGGCGTCGGACTGGCCGTCTCGTCGGGCGCCGATCCCAACTGGACCGACGCCGCGCCCTACGACGGCGCCCGCGCCGTGGCCCTGGAGAACGCCACGAACCTCGCCGCGAAGGGCGCCGCCCCGCTCGCTGCCGTCGACTGTCTCAACGGCGGCAACCCCGAGAAGCCCGAGGTGTACGGCGGCTTCGAGGCCATCGTCGACGGCCTCGCCGACATGTGTAGCGAACTCGACGTCCCCGTCGTCGGCGGGAACGTCTCGCTGTACAACGACTCCCCGACCGGGCCCATCCCGCCGACGCCGACGCTGGCGATGACGGGCACGAAGCCCGGCTACGAGGCGCCGACCGCGGCACTCGACGGCGAGGGAACGCTGCTCGTGGTCGGCGGCGCCGACGGCGAGGCCGCCCGCCGTCTCGGTGGCTCGGAACTACTCGCCGAGTTCGGCGGCACCGACCGGTTTCCGTCGCTTCCCGACGACGCCGCCGCCGTCGTCGACGCCGTCGCGGACGTCGCCGACGCCGAGTCGACGCTGTCGACCCACGACGTCAGTCACGGCGGACTTGCGGTCGCACTCGCGGAGATGGTCGGCGAGGCGGGCGCCGACGTGACCCTCGACGCCGACCCCTCCGGACTCGAGGCGCTGTTCTCGGAGGCGGCCGGCCGCGTCGTCGTCGAGACGACCGACCCCGACGCCGTCCGCGAGCGCTTCGAGGGGGTCGCGCCCGTCGAGACGGTCGGCGAGGCGACCGACACCGGCCGCCTCGACCTCGCCGTCGGCGGGACGGAGCTGTCCTACACCGCCGAGGCGGTCGCCGACCTCCGGGACACCGTCGGATCGGCCCTGGAGTGACGCCGTCGGCGACACGTCCGAGCGTCACCGGCTTCCCGTCTGGAGCCGCCGGAGTACCGCCCGAAGACGCCGCCTGACGCCGTCGAACTCGGGCGGTGTGTCCTCCATCCGCCGGCCGATACGCACGCTCGCCCACCCGAGGGCGACGCCGAAGACGACGTCGGTCGCCCAGTGGATGCCGAGGTACATCGTCGACAGGGCGACGCTGACCGCGAGGACGGCGGCGACGGGAACCCACAGCGGGTACTCCTCGCGGGTCGTCCAGGCGAGCAGTGCGGCGGTCACGGCCATTGAGGTGTGCAGCGACGGGAAGACGTTCGTCTGGTGGTTGACCGACGCCGTGAGGAACTGGAACTGGGTGTACTGGGTGAACAGCAGTCCCTCGACGTCGCCCGCGATGACGTTCCGGGGGCCGTAGGCGATGAAGAGGACGTAACAGACGACGCCGATGACGTAGTTGGCGCCGTAGGCGACGACGGTCCTGCGGATCGGCTTCGGGTCCCGGAGCGCGAAGTACGCAACCACGGGAAACACCAGCAGGAAGACGTAGCCGAACACGTAGACGAACGAGAAGTACGCGGTCAGTTCGGGGCTGGCTCGGGCCTGCAGCCAGACGACGACCTGCGGGGCGGACGACCCGTACAGCGGCCACAGCAACAGTCCGTCGAGGCGGTGGATGTAGGGGGTGACGTTCAGACCGATGAGCCAGGAGATGCCCGGGCCGATGTCGCGGGCCACCTTGTTCGCCACCAGCACCACCGCGAGCAGGCCGAAGTACGGCGCGACGGACGAAAAACGCTCGCGGTACTCGTATCTCGTCCGGACGAGTCGCTCGCGGCCGACGACGACGCCGGTGGTCACGAGAAGCATCGCCGCCACCACGGCGAGCACCTGCCCGAGGACGACGAAAAGCATCAGGCGGTCCCCCTGGTGACGAGACGGTCGCCGTCGTACTGGTAGCCGGCCTCGCGGAACGCCGCGCGTGCGGCCTCGACGTCGAGGTCGCCGTCCTCGCCGAGGAAGGACAGTCTGGCAGTGCCGTCCCACTCGAGTACGTCGGGGACCCACCGGCCCTTCAGCGCCGCCTCGGCCGGGTCGGCGTAGCCGCCGAAGGCCGACGATACCAGGGACTCGCGGTCGACGTGTCGGGCGACGACACGCCGGAACCGCTGGTTCGACAGCGGCGCGCGCCGACAGTTGTAGCCGAGGAGATAGAACGGCTCCGCCCGGGCGACAAGCAGCGACAGCGCCCCAGTCCGGGTGACCCGCGGAACCGTGCCGGCGTGGAGGCCGTCGGCGGTGGCGTCGGCGTCGCCCGCCTCCAGCAACTCCGCGGCGGCGTCCTCGGAGGGCGCGACGGTGAACGCCGCCCGGTCGAACGCCGGCGGCCCCGCGATACCGTCGGGTATCCCCCCGGTGTCGCCCCGGTACAGGAAGTGTGACTCGAAGGTCTCCAGCTCGAGCGACCGGTCGGTGGTCGCGCTCACGAACCGGAGGGGGCCGCTGCCGACCGGGTCCTCGTTGGTCCTGACGAGCGCCTCCGTCGTCCCACCGACGAGGTCGATGCCGGCGAGGTCGGCCGCGTCGCTGTACTCGCTCCAGACGTGCTCCGGGAGGATCGGCACCTCGAGCGCGCGGCGGGCTATCGCCGGGTTGTCGGTCGTGAACGTCATGTGTATCGTCCCGTCCCGTACCGTCGCGTCGTCGACGAGCGAGACGGCGCCCCGCCGCCACGGCGTCGGCACCGGCGTGTCCATCCCACCCAGCGAGGTGTCCGTCAGGAACTCGTAGGTGAACGCGACGTCTGCGGGCGTCACCGGCTCCCCGTCGTGCCACGGCGTCTCGCGGAGCGGGACCGTCGCTGTCAGTGATCCCGCCCCCTCGTCCCAGTCGACCGACCGGGCGAGCCAGGGGACCGGCGACCCGGCCGGCCACCGGACGAGCGGCTCGTACAGCAGGTCGACGACGCGGCTCCGGTTGCGGTACTCGACGGCCAGCGGGTTCCAGTTCTTGGTCGGCCGAACGTCGTTGACGACCGGCCGGAGGGTACTCTCCTCGCCGTCCCGCCGTAGCCGGAGGTAGTCCGTCGGCCTCGTCGGGCCGCCGGCCATCCAGCCGTCGAACCGCTCGGTCCGGGCCGCCGCGATGTGGTCCGCGAAGGCGACGACGGTGAACGGCTGGAGTTCGACGACCCGGTCCTGGAGCCTGCGGACGGTGGCGACCCGTTCGCCGCCGCCGACCGTGCGTTGCTCCTCGAGGAGGTCGTCGACGGCCACGCTGCTGAAGCCGAAGGGGTTCTGCCAGCCGGCCTCCTCGCCGTAGGCGGAGTGAAGCAGGGTCCGTAGCTCGTCGGGGTCGCCACGGCTCGGGTACCGGCCGACGTAGATGTCGTACCGGTGGTTCACGAGGACCTCCCGCAACAGCACGTCGGGCGCCATCGGGGAGACGCTGACGCCGATTCCGGCGCTTTCGAGGTTCTCCCGGAGGTGATTGGCCAGCCGGATGGCGTAGGCGTCCTGGCTGGCCGGCACCGTCGCTATCGACAGCGACAGCTGCCGGCGCCGCTCGCGGCCGACCAGGTTCTGGAGTTCGCCGACACAGCCGCTGGCGGCCGCGAGCGACCCCGCAGCACCCGCGAGCAGTGCCCGGCGACGGAGGGCGGGTCCCGGGGACATCGTGTACACGAACTGGTAGACGATTACATAAAAACTTCTCCGTCGCGTCCCCGACAGGTCACCGACGACCCGGCGCCGGTCGGTGACCCGACGGACGGTACGCCGTTCGGCACCGCCGCGGAACCTGTGACAAGCGCGAAACGACGGAAAATAATACCCCCCGCCACGAGGTGCCGGTATGTCCCTCGAACTGGGTCGGCGCCTGGTTCACGCCTCCGGTGCCGTCATCCCGGGCGCGTATCTCCTCGACGAGCACGTTCTCGGGACCGGACTCGTCACCTGGCGCGTGGTACAGGCGGTCGCGGTCGCCGGCCTGGTGGCCACCGCGGCCCTGGAGGCCGCCAGACTCTCCGGGGCGCTGGAACACCCCATCTACGACCGGCTCACCCGCGAGTACGAACAGGACAAGGTCGCCGGCTACGCCCTCTACGTCCTCAGCGGGACGGTCGTGGTCCTGCTCTTCGACCCCCGCATCGCAGTTCCCGCGCTGTTCATGCTCATGCTCGGCGACCCCGTCAGCGGCATCCTCTCGACGGGCGAACTCCGGACGATCAAGCGGCCGCGCGTGCTCGTTGGAATGTTCCTCGTCAGTCTCGTGCTGGCGTACCCGTTCGTCGGCCCGGTTGCGGCGGTGGCCGGCGCCCTCGGCGCGATGCTCGCCGACGGCGTCAAGCCGACCGTCGGCGACTACGTCGTCGACGACAACCTCACGATTCCGATCGCCGCCGCGATTCCGATGTGGGTCGCCCTCGCCGTCGTCTGACGGCGCGACTCCCGACCGCGACCCCGCTCAGGCCAGAAGGAGCGGCACGCCGAACGTGACCGCGAGCCCGACGGCCGCGACGACAGCCCCGAAGGCCACGTCGCGGGCCGTGTAGTCGCTCTGCGGTGCCGTCGTCCGCTCGCCGGCCGAGTCGTGGGGGTGGTGGTCGTGGTCGTCGTGGTCCTCGGTCATGCGAGCGACTGCGACCCGCCACCACTTTGGCCTGTCGCTTCCGGCGCCGCCTCCGTCCTCGTTGCCGGCTCCTACCGATCCCCGCGCTCGCGGACGTGTTCGCGCGGCCCGAGCGTCTCCGGCGGCTGGCGCCGGAGCCACTCACAGAGCTCGACCAGCTGTTCGGTCGCCGCCTCGAAGAGTCGGCGGCCCTTCTCCGCGGAGGCGTCGGTCGGGTCGCCGAAGGCGCCGTTGTCGCTGTTCTCGATGGCGTCGTAGAACGTGCGGGCGCCGTGGCGCCGTATCGCCGACTCGTCGACCTCGGGGAGACCGCCGTCCCTGGCGGCCGCGAGTTCCTCCTCCCGGACGGCGTCGGCGATGTGCCACACCATCGCCGTCTCCTTCGGCCCGGCGTGAGGCCCGTTCCGCTCGAACAGGTCGTCGACCAGCTCCGGGATGGACTCGTTCCACATCCACTCCACGGCGTAGGCCGTCCCGTCCTCGTGGAGCCGTCGACCGACCTCCCGGAGGTGTTCGACGTTGCCGCCGTGGGCGTTGACGTAGACGATGC
This genomic interval carries:
- a CDS encoding CNNM domain-containing protein, giving the protein MTPLEVGLRLVAGVLLILANGFFVAIEFALTRVRQYTEAEFDQPSLRRAWEMTDELEIYLTACQVGITASSIAVGIVAEPALGAIFEPLFHNTALAAVGAGGIIAFVIINLVHLTHGEQTPTYLGVERTKFVCRYGATPLYYFTKLIRPVMEIGDTVAKWTLGLFGIEMTGAWLETGEEVIETRAQLRNRLDTLLEQGDLPEERHEEIVGALDAGQIPVDSVMVDTEDVVFLSTELDPDENLERMIETPHTRYPLVGEEPGDFEGIVYVPAVLDHIEAVRSGEQSLADLAAPPMTVTPETSVSDAIDQFQAESQELALVLSEGEVVGLVTATDAFEAVMGELEDPLDEESEESEDDRP
- a CDS encoding creatininase family protein, which encodes MYLGDATWPEAGEHLADGSLAVVPLGSTEQHGPHLPLSTDHVIAEALAREAAARADLLCTPTVTVGVSPHHRQFHGTMSVDAPVFRDYVESLSRSLADQGIDRIVYVNAHGGNVEHLREVGRRLHEDGTAYAVEWMWNESIPELVDDLFERNGPHAGPKETAMVWHIADAVREEELAAARDGGLPEVDESAIRRHGARTFYDAIENSDNGAFGDPTDASAEKGRRLFEAATEQLVELCEWLRRQPPETLGPREHVRERGDR
- a CDS encoding DUF7550 family protein; the encoded protein is MTEDHDDHDHHPHDSAGERTTAPQSDYTARDVAFGAVVAAVGLAVTFGVPLLLA
- the purL gene encoding phosphoribosylformylglycinamidine synthase subunit PurL; its protein translation is MSLSPSDRKLVVEELDREPTPAEEALFENLWSEHCAYRSSRPLLSAFDSESDAVVVGPGDDAAVVALPDPETGEPGDTYVTMGIESHNHPSYVDPFDGAATGVGGIVRDTMSMGAYPIALADSLYFGDFDREHSRYLFEGVVEGISHYGNCIGVPTVTGSVAFHDDYEGNPLVNVACVGLTDEERLVTAEAKRPGNKLVLVGNATGRDGLGGASFASEDLDEDAETEDRPAVQVGDPYAEKRLIEANEELLEADLVRAARDLGAAGLGGASSELVAKGGLGARIDLEAVHQREPNMNALEILLAESQERMCYEVRPDDVAAVEAIAEKYDLGCSVIGEVTEGNYVCTFDGEAVVDCAADFLADGAPMNDLTSVEPEQPARDPPEVDLETAFETVVAAPNTASKSWVYRQYDHEVGTRTAMKPGDDAAIVAVREAGVGLAVSSGADPNWTDAAPYDGARAVALENATNLAAKGAAPLAAVDCLNGGNPEKPEVYGGFEAIVDGLADMCSELDVPVVGGNVSLYNDSPTGPIPPTPTLAMTGTKPGYEAPTAALDGEGTLLVVGGADGEAARRLGGSELLAEFGGTDRFPSLPDDAAAVVDAVADVADAESTLSTHDVSHGGLAVALAEMVGEAGADVTLDADPSGLEALFSEAAGRVVVETTDPDAVRERFEGVAPVETVGEATDTGRLDLAVGGTELSYTAEAVADLRDTVGSALE
- a CDS encoding phosphatase PAP2 family protein; translation: MLFVVLGQVLAVVAAMLLVTTGVVVGRERLVRTRYEYRERFSSVAPYFGLLAVVLVANKVARDIGPGISWLIGLNVTPYIHRLDGLLLWPLYGSSAPQVVVWLQARASPELTAYFSFVYVFGYVFLLVFPVVAYFALRDPKPIRRTVVAYGANYVIGVVCYVLFIAYGPRNVIAGDVEGLLFTQYTQFQFLTASVNHQTNVFPSLHTSMAVTAALLAWTTREEYPLWVPVAAVLAVSVALSTMYLGIHWATDVVFGVALGWASVRIGRRMEDTPPEFDGVRRRLRAVLRRLQTGSR
- a CDS encoding dolichol kinase → MSLELGRRLVHASGAVIPGAYLLDEHVLGTGLVTWRVVQAVAVAGLVATAALEAARLSGALEHPIYDRLTREYEQDKVAGYALYVLSGTVVVLLFDPRIAVPALFMLMLGDPVSGILSTGELRTIKRPRVLVGMFLVSLVLAYPFVGPVAAVAGALGAMLADGVKPTVGDYVVDDNLTIPIAAAIPMWVALAVV
- a CDS encoding PHP domain-containing protein translates to MLSVELHAHSELSYDGRDPVELLLEQAEAVGLDALAVTDHDEIEASLSAAAAAREYGLVGIPGMEVSSAAGHVLALGVEELVPAGLPFDETLEYIRDLGGIAVVPHPFQSSRHGVAAHVTREQLASADAIEVYNSRLLTGRANRQAERFAETHGLPKTAGSDAHIAEMVGQAVTEVDAYHRSAEGILDAVQEGRTTVVGKRTPWFISVQQFGGGVTRRLRSMLPW
- a CDS encoding ABC transporter substrate-binding protein; this translates as MSPGPALRRRALLAGAAGSLAAASGCVGELQNLVGRERRRQLSLSIATVPASQDAYAIRLANHLRENLESAGIGVSVSPMAPDVLLREVLVNHRYDIYVGRYPSRGDPDELRTLLHSAYGEEAGWQNPFGFSSVAVDDLLEEQRTVGGGERVATVRRLQDRVVELQPFTVVAFADHIAAARTERFDGWMAGGPTRPTDYLRLRRDGEESTLRPVVNDVRPTKNWNPLAVEYRNRSRVVDLLYEPLVRWPAGSPVPWLARSVDWDEGAGSLTATVPLRETPWHDGEPVTPADVAFTYEFLTDTSLGGMDTPVPTPWRRGAVSLVDDATVRDGTIHMTFTTDNPAIARRALEVPILPEHVWSEYSDAADLAGIDLVGGTTEALVRTNEDPVGSGPLRFVSATTDRSLELETFESHFLYRGDTGGIPDGIAGPPAFDRAAFTVAPSEDAAAELLEAGDADATADGLHAGTVPRVTRTGALSLLVARAEPFYLLGYNCRRAPLSNQRFRRVVARHVDRESLVSSAFGGYADPAEAALKGRWVPDVLEWDGTARLSFLGEDGDLDVEAARAAFREAGYQYDGDRLVTRGTA
- a CDS encoding asparagine synthase C-terminal domain-containing protein, which produces MQGADRAVVRAALDADDPLPGTVGFAGALDDGRLVRDVLGRYPIFSEPGDPAAHSPDPTDLSEPTPVPAGHLRDEDGDTRAWTLPDPEPYAESGRAVEAVRAAITDAVDGVDGAPAVAFSGGVDSSVLAARTDGPLFVGGFEDSHDVEAARSAAAALDREVRVVEFTHADIERAVPEIVAATGRSNPMDVGIALPLYLVGERAAAAGYDRLAVGQGADELLGGYAKVANPAEDDRLEADTVRGATREVVGSLPAQLERDVLALRAAGVEPVAPLLDDRVVAAALRLPAELLVDGDERKVALRRAADFLPAEIRRRDKKAVQYGSLVARELDRLARQAGFKRRMDDHVGRYIDSLVE
- a CDS encoding universal stress protein produces the protein MTDVLLAVDDSEERARAQAEEIAALDWDVVEVTILHVFTDNVEGASVSQFAPAREARDALEDAGIEVTLAETSGPPGEQVVAYAEETDADLVSVAGRNRSPAGKAVFGSVSQSVMLNTEIPVLYCPVETE